A genomic window from Gossypium hirsutum isolate 1008001.06 chromosome D10, Gossypium_hirsutum_v2.1, whole genome shotgun sequence includes:
- the LOC107915001 gene encoding protein BLISTER isoform X1: MASAQVLPSSRKQEHLEAGKRRLEEFRKKKAADRAKKAASTTQSHASDVILNDKHLLETEDGRVTDFDGAGTSNGPDPSYVKIINDNNKINDVSDESQRTYSNNMLAMPSVLVNDNNSYSTEVQKYSKSQENEKYGASWNGGLFNDRLQTQHLSKDFQDTKSKEDDGSLKASAVVNPFSSEDFVTKISPQNSLQSKASDSSLLDSTQSTLGITGSALEVGQSLQGNAEFREPMSSKPGERTFSNYSSGFPSVPGPSAWAFGSSEFSFDAKSSTSHMPLQSVTNDTSSRKSCPSFLDSLNVSKASFGSLFQHNQPTKDAFPSHSSQFNSMNAIRSSPLDKPSMESETMGTFSKQRSLVFPSASEFPSHFAVPAKSNGDLLRLNENISEKKHEFYSAKQNEDFAALEQVHHTDSLLICLHEQSRLSHLVTECCICTALHLNALHIEDLTQEKFSLQRALEASRMLAESLAAENSSLTDSYNQQRSVVNQLKYDMEKLQEEIKAQLAELESLKMEYTNAQLECNAADERAKILASEVISLEEKALRLRSNELKLERHLENSEAEISFFKKKMSSIEKEHQDFQSTIEALQEEKRVLQSKLRKASVTGKPFDVTKNPASKDMSTSTEDLISIDAATDDRENISNDASSLSLLPEDGQFEAASVYIPPDQMRMIQNINCLISELTLEKEELAQAFSSELSQSLRLKELNNELSRKLEAQTQRLELLSAQSMAGEHIPVRQYESKMMNDNTPYADEGDEVVERVLGWIMKLFPGGPSRRRTNMRLSY, translated from the exons ATGGCGTCGGCTCAGGTCTTGCCTAGTTCGCGGAAACAAGAGCATTTAGAAGCCGGGAAGCGTCGG CTTGAGGAATTTCGTAAGAAAAAGGCAGCTGACAGAGCCAAGAAGGCAGCATCTACCACCCAGTCTCATGCTTCAGATGTTATCTTAAATGATAAACATCTATTAGAAACTGAAGATGGTCGAGTCACTGACTTTGATGGAGCTGGTACATCTAATGGACCCGATCCTTCTTATGTAAAGATAATTAATgacaacaataaaataaatgatgttTCAGATGAAAGTCAGCGAACTTACTCAAACAACATGCTTGCTATGCCATCTGTTTTAGTGAATGATAATAATTCATATTCTACCGAAGTGCAGAAGTATTCAAAAAGTCAAGAAAATGAGAAATATGGTGCTTCCTGGAATGGTGGtctgtttaatgatagattacaaacacaacatttgaGTAAGGACTTTCAAGATACCAAGTCAAAAGAAGATGATGGCTCTTTGAAGGCTTCTGCAGTTGTAAATCCGTTTTCTTCTGAAGATTTTGTTACTAAAATATCTCCACAGAATTCACTGCAAAGTAAGGCCAGTGACAGCAGCTTGCTAG ACTCTACTCAATCTACCTTGGGAATAACAGGATCTGCCCTTGAAGTTGGGCAGAGCTTACAAGGCAATGCAGAATTTAGGGAACCTATGAGTTCTAAACCTGGAGAAAGAACATTTAGCAATTACTCTAGTGGTTTTCCAAGTGTGCCTGGTCCATCCGCTTGGGCATTTGGATCTTCTGAGTTCAGTTTTGATGCCAAAAGTTCCACAAGTCACATGCCACTGCAGTCAGTCACAAATGATACTAGTTCTAGGAAATCTTGTCCGTCTTTCCTTGATTCTCTTAATGTATCCAAAGCTTCTTTTGGGTCTCTTTTTCAACATAATCAACCTACAAAAGATGCATTTCCCTCCCATAGCTCGCAGTTTAATAGCATGAATGCTATTCGATCATCACCTTTAGATAAACCATCAATGGAGAGTGAAACTATGGGAACTTTCTCCAAACAAAGGTCCCTTGTTTTTCCTAGTGCCAGTGAGTTTCCTAGTCATTTTGCAGTTCCTGCTAAAAGTAATGGTGACCTCCTAAGGCTGAATGAGAATATCTCAGAGAAGAAGCATGAGTTCTACTCAGCCAAACAGAATGAGGATTTTGCTGCTTTGGAGCag GTGCACCATACAGACTCCCTTTTAATATGCCTT CACGAACAATCGCGACTGTCTCATTTAGTGACG GAGTGCTGCATCTGCACTGCACTTCATCTGAATGCACTG CATATTGAAGATTTGACCCAAGAAAAGTTCTCTCTGCAACGAGCTCTTGAGGCCTCACGTATGTTAGCAGAATCTTTAGCTGCTGAAAATTCATCCTTGACTGATAGCTATAATCAACAG AGAAGTGTTGTCAATCAGCTAAAATATGACATGGAGAAGTTACAGGAAGAGATCAAGGCCCAACTg GCGGAGCTCGAGTCTTTGAAAATGGAATATACAAATGCACAACTGGAATGTAATGCAGCCGATGAACGTGCCAAAATATTGGCTTCTGAAGTCATTAGTTTAGAAGAGAAG GCACTTAGATTAAGGTCAAATGAGCTGAAGTTAGAGAGGCATTTGGAGAACTcagaggctgaaatttcttttttcAA AAAGAAAATGTCAAGCATAGAGAAAGAGCATCAGGATTTTCAATCAACTATTGAAGCTCTTCAAGAAG AGAAGAGGGTGCTTCAGTCTAAGCTACGAAAAGCCTCCGTCACTGGGAAGCCTTTTGATGTTACTAAGAATCCTGCTAGTAAGGACATGTCGACTTCAACAGAGGATCTAA TAAGCATAGATGCTGCTACTGATGATAGGGAGAATATCAGTAACGATGCCTCTAGTTTGAGCTTGCTGCCTGAAGATGGACAATTTGAAGCTGCTTCTGTTTATATTCCTCCTGATCAAATGAGAATGATTCAGAACATTAATTGTCTAATTTCCGAG TTAACATTAGAGAAAGAAGAACTAGCACAAGCTTTCTCATCTGAGTTATCTCAAAGTTTGAGGCTGAAG GAGTTGAACAACGAGTTGTCTAGGAAACTTGAAGCTCAAACTCAAAGATTAGAGCTTTTGTCAGCTCAAAGCATGGCAGGCGAGCACATCCCAGTTAGACAATATGAGTCTAAAATGATGAATGATAACACCCCATATGCCGATGAGGGTGATGAG GTGGTGGAAAGGGTCTTAGGATGGATTATGAAGCTCTTTCCAGGTGGGCCATCAAGACGGAGAACCAACATGCGGCTTTCCTACTGA
- the LOC107915001 gene encoding protein BLISTER isoform X2: MASAQVLPSSRKQEHLEAGKRRLEEFRKKKAADRAKKAASTTQSHASDVILNDKHLLETEDGRVTDFDGADESQRTYSNNMLAMPSVLVNDNNSYSTEVQKYSKSQENEKYGASWNGGLFNDRLQTQHLSKDFQDTKSKEDDGSLKASAVVNPFSSEDFVTKISPQNSLQSKASDSSLLDSTQSTLGITGSALEVGQSLQGNAEFREPMSSKPGERTFSNYSSGFPSVPGPSAWAFGSSEFSFDAKSSTSHMPLQSVTNDTSSRKSCPSFLDSLNVSKASFGSLFQHNQPTKDAFPSHSSQFNSMNAIRSSPLDKPSMESETMGTFSKQRSLVFPSASEFPSHFAVPAKSNGDLLRLNENISEKKHEFYSAKQNEDFAALEQVHHTDSLLICLHEQSRLSHLVTECCICTALHLNALHIEDLTQEKFSLQRALEASRMLAESLAAENSSLTDSYNQQRSVVNQLKYDMEKLQEEIKAQLAELESLKMEYTNAQLECNAADERAKILASEVISLEEKALRLRSNELKLERHLENSEAEISFFKKKMSSIEKEHQDFQSTIEALQEEKRVLQSKLRKASVTGKPFDVTKNPASKDMSTSTEDLISIDAATDDRENISNDASSLSLLPEDGQFEAASVYIPPDQMRMIQNINCLISELTLEKEELAQAFSSELSQSLRLKELNNELSRKLEAQTQRLELLSAQSMAGEHIPVRQYESKMMNDNTPYADEGDEVVERVLGWIMKLFPGGPSRRRTNMRLSY, encoded by the exons ATGGCGTCGGCTCAGGTCTTGCCTAGTTCGCGGAAACAAGAGCATTTAGAAGCCGGGAAGCGTCGG CTTGAGGAATTTCGTAAGAAAAAGGCAGCTGACAGAGCCAAGAAGGCAGCATCTACCACCCAGTCTCATGCTTCAGATGTTATCTTAAATGATAAACATCTATTAGAAACTGAAGATGGTCGAGTCACTGACTTTGATGGAGCTG ATGAAAGTCAGCGAACTTACTCAAACAACATGCTTGCTATGCCATCTGTTTTAGTGAATGATAATAATTCATATTCTACCGAAGTGCAGAAGTATTCAAAAAGTCAAGAAAATGAGAAATATGGTGCTTCCTGGAATGGTGGtctgtttaatgatagattacaaacacaacatttgaGTAAGGACTTTCAAGATACCAAGTCAAAAGAAGATGATGGCTCTTTGAAGGCTTCTGCAGTTGTAAATCCGTTTTCTTCTGAAGATTTTGTTACTAAAATATCTCCACAGAATTCACTGCAAAGTAAGGCCAGTGACAGCAGCTTGCTAG ACTCTACTCAATCTACCTTGGGAATAACAGGATCTGCCCTTGAAGTTGGGCAGAGCTTACAAGGCAATGCAGAATTTAGGGAACCTATGAGTTCTAAACCTGGAGAAAGAACATTTAGCAATTACTCTAGTGGTTTTCCAAGTGTGCCTGGTCCATCCGCTTGGGCATTTGGATCTTCTGAGTTCAGTTTTGATGCCAAAAGTTCCACAAGTCACATGCCACTGCAGTCAGTCACAAATGATACTAGTTCTAGGAAATCTTGTCCGTCTTTCCTTGATTCTCTTAATGTATCCAAAGCTTCTTTTGGGTCTCTTTTTCAACATAATCAACCTACAAAAGATGCATTTCCCTCCCATAGCTCGCAGTTTAATAGCATGAATGCTATTCGATCATCACCTTTAGATAAACCATCAATGGAGAGTGAAACTATGGGAACTTTCTCCAAACAAAGGTCCCTTGTTTTTCCTAGTGCCAGTGAGTTTCCTAGTCATTTTGCAGTTCCTGCTAAAAGTAATGGTGACCTCCTAAGGCTGAATGAGAATATCTCAGAGAAGAAGCATGAGTTCTACTCAGCCAAACAGAATGAGGATTTTGCTGCTTTGGAGCag GTGCACCATACAGACTCCCTTTTAATATGCCTT CACGAACAATCGCGACTGTCTCATTTAGTGACG GAGTGCTGCATCTGCACTGCACTTCATCTGAATGCACTG CATATTGAAGATTTGACCCAAGAAAAGTTCTCTCTGCAACGAGCTCTTGAGGCCTCACGTATGTTAGCAGAATCTTTAGCTGCTGAAAATTCATCCTTGACTGATAGCTATAATCAACAG AGAAGTGTTGTCAATCAGCTAAAATATGACATGGAGAAGTTACAGGAAGAGATCAAGGCCCAACTg GCGGAGCTCGAGTCTTTGAAAATGGAATATACAAATGCACAACTGGAATGTAATGCAGCCGATGAACGTGCCAAAATATTGGCTTCTGAAGTCATTAGTTTAGAAGAGAAG GCACTTAGATTAAGGTCAAATGAGCTGAAGTTAGAGAGGCATTTGGAGAACTcagaggctgaaatttcttttttcAA AAAGAAAATGTCAAGCATAGAGAAAGAGCATCAGGATTTTCAATCAACTATTGAAGCTCTTCAAGAAG AGAAGAGGGTGCTTCAGTCTAAGCTACGAAAAGCCTCCGTCACTGGGAAGCCTTTTGATGTTACTAAGAATCCTGCTAGTAAGGACATGTCGACTTCAACAGAGGATCTAA TAAGCATAGATGCTGCTACTGATGATAGGGAGAATATCAGTAACGATGCCTCTAGTTTGAGCTTGCTGCCTGAAGATGGACAATTTGAAGCTGCTTCTGTTTATATTCCTCCTGATCAAATGAGAATGATTCAGAACATTAATTGTCTAATTTCCGAG TTAACATTAGAGAAAGAAGAACTAGCACAAGCTTTCTCATCTGAGTTATCTCAAAGTTTGAGGCTGAAG GAGTTGAACAACGAGTTGTCTAGGAAACTTGAAGCTCAAACTCAAAGATTAGAGCTTTTGTCAGCTCAAAGCATGGCAGGCGAGCACATCCCAGTTAGACAATATGAGTCTAAAATGATGAATGATAACACCCCATATGCCGATGAGGGTGATGAG GTGGTGGAAAGGGTCTTAGGATGGATTATGAAGCTCTTTCCAGGTGGGCCATCAAGACGGAGAACCAACATGCGGCTTTCCTACTGA
- the LOC107915001 gene encoding protein BLISTER isoform X4: MASAQVLPSSRKQEHLEAGKRRLEEFRKKKAADRAKKAASTTQSHASDVILNDKHLLETEDGRVTDFDGAGTSNGPDPSYVKIINDNNKINDVSDESQRTYSNNMLAMPSVLVNDNNSYSTEVQKYSKSQENEKYGASWNGGLFNDRLQTQHLSKDFQDTKSKEDDGSLKASAVVNPFSSEDFVTKISPQNSLQSKASDSSLLDSTQSTLGITGSALEVGQSLQGNAEFREPMSSKPGERTFSNYSSGFPSVPGPSAWAFGSSEFSFDAKSSTSHMPLQSVTNDTSSRKSCPSFLDSLNVSKASFGSLFQHNQPTKDAFPSHSSQFNSMNAIRSSPLDKPSMESETMGTFSKQRSLVFPSASEFPSHFAVPAKSNGDLLRLNENISEKKHEFYSAKQNEDFAALEQVHHTDSLLICLHEQSRLSHLVTECCICTALHLNALHIEDLTQEKFSLQRALEASRMLAESLAAENSSLTDSYNQQRSVVNQLKYDMEKLQEEIKAQLAELESLKMEYTNAQLECNAADERAKILASEVISLEEKALRLRSNELKLERHLENSEAEISFFKKKMSSIEKEHQDFQSTIEALQEEKRVLQSKLRKASVTGKPFDVTKNPASKDMSTSTEDLISIDAATDDRENISNDASSLSLLPEDGQFEAASVYIPPDQMRMIQNINCLISELTLEKEELAQAFSSELSQSLRLKET; encoded by the exons ATGGCGTCGGCTCAGGTCTTGCCTAGTTCGCGGAAACAAGAGCATTTAGAAGCCGGGAAGCGTCGG CTTGAGGAATTTCGTAAGAAAAAGGCAGCTGACAGAGCCAAGAAGGCAGCATCTACCACCCAGTCTCATGCTTCAGATGTTATCTTAAATGATAAACATCTATTAGAAACTGAAGATGGTCGAGTCACTGACTTTGATGGAGCTGGTACATCTAATGGACCCGATCCTTCTTATGTAAAGATAATTAATgacaacaataaaataaatgatgttTCAGATGAAAGTCAGCGAACTTACTCAAACAACATGCTTGCTATGCCATCTGTTTTAGTGAATGATAATAATTCATATTCTACCGAAGTGCAGAAGTATTCAAAAAGTCAAGAAAATGAGAAATATGGTGCTTCCTGGAATGGTGGtctgtttaatgatagattacaaacacaacatttgaGTAAGGACTTTCAAGATACCAAGTCAAAAGAAGATGATGGCTCTTTGAAGGCTTCTGCAGTTGTAAATCCGTTTTCTTCTGAAGATTTTGTTACTAAAATATCTCCACAGAATTCACTGCAAAGTAAGGCCAGTGACAGCAGCTTGCTAG ACTCTACTCAATCTACCTTGGGAATAACAGGATCTGCCCTTGAAGTTGGGCAGAGCTTACAAGGCAATGCAGAATTTAGGGAACCTATGAGTTCTAAACCTGGAGAAAGAACATTTAGCAATTACTCTAGTGGTTTTCCAAGTGTGCCTGGTCCATCCGCTTGGGCATTTGGATCTTCTGAGTTCAGTTTTGATGCCAAAAGTTCCACAAGTCACATGCCACTGCAGTCAGTCACAAATGATACTAGTTCTAGGAAATCTTGTCCGTCTTTCCTTGATTCTCTTAATGTATCCAAAGCTTCTTTTGGGTCTCTTTTTCAACATAATCAACCTACAAAAGATGCATTTCCCTCCCATAGCTCGCAGTTTAATAGCATGAATGCTATTCGATCATCACCTTTAGATAAACCATCAATGGAGAGTGAAACTATGGGAACTTTCTCCAAACAAAGGTCCCTTGTTTTTCCTAGTGCCAGTGAGTTTCCTAGTCATTTTGCAGTTCCTGCTAAAAGTAATGGTGACCTCCTAAGGCTGAATGAGAATATCTCAGAGAAGAAGCATGAGTTCTACTCAGCCAAACAGAATGAGGATTTTGCTGCTTTGGAGCag GTGCACCATACAGACTCCCTTTTAATATGCCTT CACGAACAATCGCGACTGTCTCATTTAGTGACG GAGTGCTGCATCTGCACTGCACTTCATCTGAATGCACTG CATATTGAAGATTTGACCCAAGAAAAGTTCTCTCTGCAACGAGCTCTTGAGGCCTCACGTATGTTAGCAGAATCTTTAGCTGCTGAAAATTCATCCTTGACTGATAGCTATAATCAACAG AGAAGTGTTGTCAATCAGCTAAAATATGACATGGAGAAGTTACAGGAAGAGATCAAGGCCCAACTg GCGGAGCTCGAGTCTTTGAAAATGGAATATACAAATGCACAACTGGAATGTAATGCAGCCGATGAACGTGCCAAAATATTGGCTTCTGAAGTCATTAGTTTAGAAGAGAAG GCACTTAGATTAAGGTCAAATGAGCTGAAGTTAGAGAGGCATTTGGAGAACTcagaggctgaaatttcttttttcAA AAAGAAAATGTCAAGCATAGAGAAAGAGCATCAGGATTTTCAATCAACTATTGAAGCTCTTCAAGAAG AGAAGAGGGTGCTTCAGTCTAAGCTACGAAAAGCCTCCGTCACTGGGAAGCCTTTTGATGTTACTAAGAATCCTGCTAGTAAGGACATGTCGACTTCAACAGAGGATCTAA TAAGCATAGATGCTGCTACTGATGATAGGGAGAATATCAGTAACGATGCCTCTAGTTTGAGCTTGCTGCCTGAAGATGGACAATTTGAAGCTGCTTCTGTTTATATTCCTCCTGATCAAATGAGAATGATTCAGAACATTAATTGTCTAATTTCCGAG TTAACATTAGAGAAAGAAGAACTAGCACAAGCTTTCTCATCTGAGTTATCTCAAAGTTTGAGGCTGAAG GAAACTTGA
- the LOC107915001 gene encoding protein BLISTER isoform X3: MASAQVLPSSRKQEHLEAGKRRLEEFRKKKAADRAKKAASTTQSHASDVILNDKHLLETEDGRVTDFDGAGTSNGPDPSYVKIINDNNKINDVSDESQRTYSNNMLAMPSVLVNDNNSYSTEVQKYSKSQENEKYGASWNGGLFNDRLQTQHLSKDFQDTKSKEDDGSLKASAVVNPFSSEDFVTKISPQNSLQSKASDSSLLDSTQSTLGITGSALEVGQSLQGNAEFREPMSSKPGERTFSNYSSGFPSVPGPSAWAFGSSEFSFDAKSSTSHMPLQSVTNDTSSRKSCPSFLDSLNVSKASFGSLFQHNQPTKDAFPSHSSQFNSMNAIRSSPLDKPSMESETMGTFSKQRSLVFPSASEFPSHFAVPAKSNGDLLRLNENISEKKHEFYSAKQNEDFAALEQHIEDLTQEKFSLQRALEASRMLAESLAAENSSLTDSYNQQRSVVNQLKYDMEKLQEEIKAQLAELESLKMEYTNAQLECNAADERAKILASEVISLEEKALRLRSNELKLERHLENSEAEISFFKKKMSSIEKEHQDFQSTIEALQEEKRVLQSKLRKASVTGKPFDVTKNPASKDMSTSTEDLISIDAATDDRENISNDASSLSLLPEDGQFEAASVYIPPDQMRMIQNINCLISELTLEKEELAQAFSSELSQSLRLKELNNELSRKLEAQTQRLELLSAQSMAGEHIPVRQYESKMMNDNTPYADEGDEVVERVLGWIMKLFPGGPSRRRTNMRLSY; the protein is encoded by the exons ATGGCGTCGGCTCAGGTCTTGCCTAGTTCGCGGAAACAAGAGCATTTAGAAGCCGGGAAGCGTCGG CTTGAGGAATTTCGTAAGAAAAAGGCAGCTGACAGAGCCAAGAAGGCAGCATCTACCACCCAGTCTCATGCTTCAGATGTTATCTTAAATGATAAACATCTATTAGAAACTGAAGATGGTCGAGTCACTGACTTTGATGGAGCTGGTACATCTAATGGACCCGATCCTTCTTATGTAAAGATAATTAATgacaacaataaaataaatgatgttTCAGATGAAAGTCAGCGAACTTACTCAAACAACATGCTTGCTATGCCATCTGTTTTAGTGAATGATAATAATTCATATTCTACCGAAGTGCAGAAGTATTCAAAAAGTCAAGAAAATGAGAAATATGGTGCTTCCTGGAATGGTGGtctgtttaatgatagattacaaacacaacatttgaGTAAGGACTTTCAAGATACCAAGTCAAAAGAAGATGATGGCTCTTTGAAGGCTTCTGCAGTTGTAAATCCGTTTTCTTCTGAAGATTTTGTTACTAAAATATCTCCACAGAATTCACTGCAAAGTAAGGCCAGTGACAGCAGCTTGCTAG ACTCTACTCAATCTACCTTGGGAATAACAGGATCTGCCCTTGAAGTTGGGCAGAGCTTACAAGGCAATGCAGAATTTAGGGAACCTATGAGTTCTAAACCTGGAGAAAGAACATTTAGCAATTACTCTAGTGGTTTTCCAAGTGTGCCTGGTCCATCCGCTTGGGCATTTGGATCTTCTGAGTTCAGTTTTGATGCCAAAAGTTCCACAAGTCACATGCCACTGCAGTCAGTCACAAATGATACTAGTTCTAGGAAATCTTGTCCGTCTTTCCTTGATTCTCTTAATGTATCCAAAGCTTCTTTTGGGTCTCTTTTTCAACATAATCAACCTACAAAAGATGCATTTCCCTCCCATAGCTCGCAGTTTAATAGCATGAATGCTATTCGATCATCACCTTTAGATAAACCATCAATGGAGAGTGAAACTATGGGAACTTTCTCCAAACAAAGGTCCCTTGTTTTTCCTAGTGCCAGTGAGTTTCCTAGTCATTTTGCAGTTCCTGCTAAAAGTAATGGTGACCTCCTAAGGCTGAATGAGAATATCTCAGAGAAGAAGCATGAGTTCTACTCAGCCAAACAGAATGAGGATTTTGCTGCTTTGGAGCag CATATTGAAGATTTGACCCAAGAAAAGTTCTCTCTGCAACGAGCTCTTGAGGCCTCACGTATGTTAGCAGAATCTTTAGCTGCTGAAAATTCATCCTTGACTGATAGCTATAATCAACAG AGAAGTGTTGTCAATCAGCTAAAATATGACATGGAGAAGTTACAGGAAGAGATCAAGGCCCAACTg GCGGAGCTCGAGTCTTTGAAAATGGAATATACAAATGCACAACTGGAATGTAATGCAGCCGATGAACGTGCCAAAATATTGGCTTCTGAAGTCATTAGTTTAGAAGAGAAG GCACTTAGATTAAGGTCAAATGAGCTGAAGTTAGAGAGGCATTTGGAGAACTcagaggctgaaatttcttttttcAA AAAGAAAATGTCAAGCATAGAGAAAGAGCATCAGGATTTTCAATCAACTATTGAAGCTCTTCAAGAAG AGAAGAGGGTGCTTCAGTCTAAGCTACGAAAAGCCTCCGTCACTGGGAAGCCTTTTGATGTTACTAAGAATCCTGCTAGTAAGGACATGTCGACTTCAACAGAGGATCTAA TAAGCATAGATGCTGCTACTGATGATAGGGAGAATATCAGTAACGATGCCTCTAGTTTGAGCTTGCTGCCTGAAGATGGACAATTTGAAGCTGCTTCTGTTTATATTCCTCCTGATCAAATGAGAATGATTCAGAACATTAATTGTCTAATTTCCGAG TTAACATTAGAGAAAGAAGAACTAGCACAAGCTTTCTCATCTGAGTTATCTCAAAGTTTGAGGCTGAAG GAGTTGAACAACGAGTTGTCTAGGAAACTTGAAGCTCAAACTCAAAGATTAGAGCTTTTGTCAGCTCAAAGCATGGCAGGCGAGCACATCCCAGTTAGACAATATGAGTCTAAAATGATGAATGATAACACCCCATATGCCGATGAGGGTGATGAG GTGGTGGAAAGGGTCTTAGGATGGATTATGAAGCTCTTTCCAGGTGGGCCATCAAGACGGAGAACCAACATGCGGCTTTCCTACTGA
- the LOC107915001 gene encoding protein BLISTER isoform X5, whose protein sequence is MASAQVLPSSRKQEHLEAGKRRKYSKSQENEKYGASWNGGLFNDRLQTQHLSKDFQDTKSKEDDGSLKASAVVNPFSSEDFVTKISPQNSLQSKASDSSLLDSTQSTLGITGSALEVGQSLQGNAEFREPMSSKPGERTFSNYSSGFPSVPGPSAWAFGSSEFSFDAKSSTSHMPLQSVTNDTSSRKSCPSFLDSLNVSKASFGSLFQHNQPTKDAFPSHSSQFNSMNAIRSSPLDKPSMESETMGTFSKQRSLVFPSASEFPSHFAVPAKSNGDLLRLNENISEKKHEFYSAKQNEDFAALEQVHHTDSLLICLHEQSRLSHLVTECCICTALHLNALHIEDLTQEKFSLQRALEASRMLAESLAAENSSLTDSYNQQRSVVNQLKYDMEKLQEEIKAQLAELESLKMEYTNAQLECNAADERAKILASEVISLEEKALRLRSNELKLERHLENSEAEISFFKKKMSSIEKEHQDFQSTIEALQEEKRVLQSKLRKASVTGKPFDVTKNPASKDMSTSTEDLISIDAATDDRENISNDASSLSLLPEDGQFEAASVYIPPDQMRMIQNINCLISELTLEKEELAQAFSSELSQSLRLKELNNELSRKLEAQTQRLELLSAQSMAGEHIPVRQYESKMMNDNTPYADEGDEVVERVLGWIMKLFPGGPSRRRTNMRLSY, encoded by the exons ATGGCGTCGGCTCAGGTCTTGCCTAGTTCGCGGAAACAAGAGCATTTAGAAGCCGGGAAGCGTCGG AAGTATTCAAAAAGTCAAGAAAATGAGAAATATGGTGCTTCCTGGAATGGTGGtctgtttaatgatagattacaaacacaacatttgaGTAAGGACTTTCAAGATACCAAGTCAAAAGAAGATGATGGCTCTTTGAAGGCTTCTGCAGTTGTAAATCCGTTTTCTTCTGAAGATTTTGTTACTAAAATATCTCCACAGAATTCACTGCAAAGTAAGGCCAGTGACAGCAGCTTGCTAG ACTCTACTCAATCTACCTTGGGAATAACAGGATCTGCCCTTGAAGTTGGGCAGAGCTTACAAGGCAATGCAGAATTTAGGGAACCTATGAGTTCTAAACCTGGAGAAAGAACATTTAGCAATTACTCTAGTGGTTTTCCAAGTGTGCCTGGTCCATCCGCTTGGGCATTTGGATCTTCTGAGTTCAGTTTTGATGCCAAAAGTTCCACAAGTCACATGCCACTGCAGTCAGTCACAAATGATACTAGTTCTAGGAAATCTTGTCCGTCTTTCCTTGATTCTCTTAATGTATCCAAAGCTTCTTTTGGGTCTCTTTTTCAACATAATCAACCTACAAAAGATGCATTTCCCTCCCATAGCTCGCAGTTTAATAGCATGAATGCTATTCGATCATCACCTTTAGATAAACCATCAATGGAGAGTGAAACTATGGGAACTTTCTCCAAACAAAGGTCCCTTGTTTTTCCTAGTGCCAGTGAGTTTCCTAGTCATTTTGCAGTTCCTGCTAAAAGTAATGGTGACCTCCTAAGGCTGAATGAGAATATCTCAGAGAAGAAGCATGAGTTCTACTCAGCCAAACAGAATGAGGATTTTGCTGCTTTGGAGCag GTGCACCATACAGACTCCCTTTTAATATGCCTT CACGAACAATCGCGACTGTCTCATTTAGTGACG GAGTGCTGCATCTGCACTGCACTTCATCTGAATGCACTG CATATTGAAGATTTGACCCAAGAAAAGTTCTCTCTGCAACGAGCTCTTGAGGCCTCACGTATGTTAGCAGAATCTTTAGCTGCTGAAAATTCATCCTTGACTGATAGCTATAATCAACAG AGAAGTGTTGTCAATCAGCTAAAATATGACATGGAGAAGTTACAGGAAGAGATCAAGGCCCAACTg GCGGAGCTCGAGTCTTTGAAAATGGAATATACAAATGCACAACTGGAATGTAATGCAGCCGATGAACGTGCCAAAATATTGGCTTCTGAAGTCATTAGTTTAGAAGAGAAG GCACTTAGATTAAGGTCAAATGAGCTGAAGTTAGAGAGGCATTTGGAGAACTcagaggctgaaatttcttttttcAA AAAGAAAATGTCAAGCATAGAGAAAGAGCATCAGGATTTTCAATCAACTATTGAAGCTCTTCAAGAAG AGAAGAGGGTGCTTCAGTCTAAGCTACGAAAAGCCTCCGTCACTGGGAAGCCTTTTGATGTTACTAAGAATCCTGCTAGTAAGGACATGTCGACTTCAACAGAGGATCTAA TAAGCATAGATGCTGCTACTGATGATAGGGAGAATATCAGTAACGATGCCTCTAGTTTGAGCTTGCTGCCTGAAGATGGACAATTTGAAGCTGCTTCTGTTTATATTCCTCCTGATCAAATGAGAATGATTCAGAACATTAATTGTCTAATTTCCGAG TTAACATTAGAGAAAGAAGAACTAGCACAAGCTTTCTCATCTGAGTTATCTCAAAGTTTGAGGCTGAAG GAGTTGAACAACGAGTTGTCTAGGAAACTTGAAGCTCAAACTCAAAGATTAGAGCTTTTGTCAGCTCAAAGCATGGCAGGCGAGCACATCCCAGTTAGACAATATGAGTCTAAAATGATGAATGATAACACCCCATATGCCGATGAGGGTGATGAG GTGGTGGAAAGGGTCTTAGGATGGATTATGAAGCTCTTTCCAGGTGGGCCATCAAGACGGAGAACCAACATGCGGCTTTCCTACTGA